The nucleotide sequence CGTAATTGTAGCTCACCGTGTGATAATCTTTTTTCACTGCCATCAACCTCAGTAGACACTATTACAACATCCTCTAAGTGTGCGATATTGCGTTTTATGCTCGTTCGCTTACGTAAGTTTGCTTCAAGAGTTGAGATTATGTATCGAGAATGTTGTGACCGAGCGACAGTTTTGATACTGCCAAATTTTCACAGCTTAACTTTGACCTGATAATGTCACTCTCACCAATCTGAGCGAGCGAGAGTTCAAATGCTCCCACTGTTAACAGAACATCTAAGACGAAAATGTTGCGCTCACCGATGTGAGGGTCGCTTGCAGTGATGAAGCAAAATGCAGAGAACAAGCAGAGGCAGCGAGCTTCCAGCGACGAAGCAACGGTAACGAgaatgcagcagcaaagcgAAGGTAGCGAGTTTCGAGCGACGAAGCTACGGCAACGAGAAAGGAGATGTGAGGCAAAGGCAATGAGCAATCAACCTCAGAGCGTATCCAGCGCGAAGTAACGACTACAAGAATGCAGTAGCGAAGCCAAGGTAGCGAGTTTCCAGCGacgaagcaacggcaacaagaaAGAAGAGCTGGCCAAATGTTGCTGTCGATGCTGTATTTTGCAAGAAGTTCGTTGTGCGGCAACGATATGCCGTCAATTTCCACACACTAGCCCCACGTTGGGCGTCAAAATGTTGGATCAAAAGCGTTTTTTAGACCTTTTAAGAATCTTATCTCAAGTGGACGTGTGTGGATGGTATGCAGTTTTAATAAAGGTTTTACAAATTGATGAGCAACACGAATGACTTCTATGATGATGCTTACAGAACTGATttcttaacataaattaagatTAAAGGGACCGAGCAATTACAGAGTTCGCAAGAGAGCGAGGCTtcgtacatgtgtatgtgtgcttatGACATTCAAATAGAAGAGAATTAGCATAATCTTAACATAATCTGCTTTGACATTGCTATTGATACCCTGACTAATGTATATATGAGCTATATGACCGAACATGAATTATCTTTTTAGCGACAGGTAGAACAGCCAGCTAATGTACTGGCCAGCAACAGAGTCCAGTGGCAGTGCGAATATATGCGACACGGACCCGGTCATCTTTGCCACTCACAACAGACTCAACACGCCCTAATTTCCAGTGTAATGGCGGTGTGTTGTCCTCATGTATGATGACCATAGAGTCAACTGTGAGATTTGGGGAAGCTGAAGTCCATTTTGTCCTGGCTCGAAGCTCGTTCGCATACTCCGCAGACCTCCCAAAGACCGCCAAAGTGTGGAGCCCTAGGTAGAATGAAATGAAAGGCTGTCTCTTCAGAGGAACAATATGATAGGACAGCATCTTGAGTGCTAGTGTTGAACATGAACTTCTTTAACTCGAGTAGCTTGTTGGATGCTCCGACAAAATTTGTAGCGTTGTCACAATAGATGTGCGATACTGGTCCACGACGGGCAACCATGCGTTTCAACGATTCCAAAAACTTATTCGTTGAAAGATCTGATAACGATTTCAATGTGAACGGCCTTTACGGCCATGCAGACATATATGGCGATATAGGATTTTGTGGGACCCTTGCCACGTATTCGAAGATAGGTGTTCACTGGACCGCAGAAGTCGACTCCAACGTGGCGAAATGGCTTGTCTGTGCATAAACGCTCAGGTGGTAGGGAACCCATGACTTGACGAAGTAGAACTGGACCATATCTGACACAGTGTACACAAGAACGAACAATGCTGCGTGTTAAAGCTCTTGCGTTTATGACCCAGAATTGAAGCCGCAGCAGTCCAACTAATGCCTTTGGTCCTGCATGGTAATTGCGCAAGTGAAGATGCCGAACATAATTGTAGACAAATTGAGATTCCTTGGGAACAAGTAAAAGATGCCTTTGACGAGCTGAACCTGGACATTGCCATACGAGTCCGCGAAACGTACATATATGCAACAGCCGTAAGCACGTTTGCTGTGAGCTCAGCTTGCAAGCAATTACGGGGTACTGAAATCGACGACAATTCCTTGAGAGACATTACGCAGCTTCTCCATGCTTTCAAATGCTATCATTCACCTCAAATAGTAGCACATCACGACGTTGATCCCAAGCTACGCCAAGTGCGCTAGTGACAGCGTTTTCATCCAAATTTAAATCCGTTACCGATTCGTCGTTCCTGACGGCGGGATGATTGGAGTGCCACTTAACCAATGGGAAGTGTCCTCGGCGAAGAATCTCGGTGACCTCGTGTTTGATGTTCTGCAACTCGATGAGCTCGTTTGCTCCGCTTAGCAGATCATCAACATAAAACGATGATTTTACAATGGATGCGCCAATGGGAAACTCGTTCACATGAAGATCTGCCAGATATTGGAAACTGCGAACTGCTAAGTATGGGGCCGAGGCCGTTCCACACGTCACAGTATTTAGCTCAAAGGTCTGCAAATCAGCATCAGGAGATGCtctccaaaatatatattgaaattacCGATCCACTGGGCTGACTAAAACTTGTCTATACATATTCGTAATGTCCGCTGTGATGGCGTAACGAACCAATCCAAAACGAAGGAGACGCATATACAGATCTTCTTGGAGTGTTGGGCCAACGAGAAGCAAATCATTCAATGAATGCTGGCACGATGAAGTGCACGAGGCGTCAAACACGACTCGTAACTTCATTGATGCACTGCTGGGCTTAAAAACACAATGGTGAGGTATATAAAAGTGTGGCTCGTCACTAaagtcatttttatttttttatttatttatttatttatttatttatttatttatttattaatggtcgacaaaacgagtgtcttcctcattattcaaaagattgtacaatataattatatgcttaaagcctagttaaaggatacaattttctaaatagcatcaccgaccgatggaggtgttttatttggaagtccggccagctgtgccccttttcacagctaattttgtcagtgacgctattagagcctacgcagaaggttgtaagtaggaaaaaagttatctcaagtgaaattaaaaataatcttaatttgctatattaataaagaaaatacattaaataggaaaaaagaaagtaagaaaattgttaataaagtaaagcaatgtcagttagataaagagtgttaagtggataggacaaagtaaaacgaaggtatcctgaaagcaacgatttcattaggggtagagacagttcaacttatgtagaaggacaacaccgagagtTGTCCTACGGTTAATTACCTTTGCAGTAGCAAGAATTATTTCTCCGCCTGGCGATTGATTCATATGCGAGTCCGTTGCACAAGGAGTCGTTGTTGAGGATATTTGCGCTATGGATGATGGCGATGTAGACGATAATGATGGCGGTTGACCAAAATGCAGAAAAGTGTGATGGCGATGCTTGCAGCTTCGACAACGATTGTTAGACGGGCACTGAGCCATCCGCTGTCCTAATTGAAGGCAATTAATGCAAAGACCAGCATTTTTTACGACTCTGTACTTGAGAGTTTTGGACTCATGTCTTGAAACTGAGAACATTGCACAATTTTATGGTCGGAGCTGGAACAAACAATGCATGTTGGATTAGTAATAACAAATGATAATCCCTTGCTAGGCTTGTACACATGTTTTTGTTTCGAAGAATCAGCCATTCGATACGATGCAATGCGGCTTGATTGCAGAAACTGacaatgacgttccaaaatagTTGTGCAGTGAGCCCAATTTGGCAATGTTACATTCCACTTGTTACGAGTTTGCTGGTCACATTTTCCGATGACGATGAATATCAACAGGGCTTGGGCAATATCTGATCCGGTACCCAATGACGATAATGATGAATACAGGGCTGACGCATTGTCCAGCAGACTGCGCAGCTGATTTCCGTCCGGTTTGTCGACTGGCTGTAGATTGAATAGTGATTATATTGTGTCTAAAAATGTAAGTGTAGGATTGTCATAACGTTCACTTAAACGAGCAAGAGCTTTGGGATAATTTTCCTGAGTCACTTGGAATGCCTTTACTGCCTGTAGGGCAGGGCCCTTCAAGCAATTCGGCAGATAATTAAACTTTTCAATGTTCGAAAGAGAGTACTCACGACCGATAATCTGATTGAATGATGTAATGCAGTTTTTAAACGCTGCTCGTTTCCCATCAAATACTGGCGGAGCCAATCGAGGAAGGCTCGatggcggcgaagagcgaattGGAGCAGCGTTAGAAAATGAGGTGCTGTGCAGTACATCATCCACCTCTGCACGTCCATTGTCCTGAGGATCTTCCAATTAAATTTCAGATTGTACTTTCAAAACCTCCGTAATGTATATCTCCAACATGTCCAAGCGTAATTGTAGCTCACCGTGTGATAATCTTTTTTCACTGCCATCAACCTCAGTAGACACTATTACAACATCCTCTAAGTGTGCGATATTGCGTTTTATGCTCGTTCGCTTACGTAAGTTTGCTTCAAGAGTTGAGATTATGTATCGAGAATGTTGTGACCGAGCGACAGTTTTGATACTGCCAAATTTTCACAGCTTAACTTTGACCTGATAATGTCACTCTCACCAATCTGAGCGAGCGAGAGTTCAAATGCTCCCACTGTTAACAGAACATCTAAGACGAAAATGTTGCGCTCACCGATGTGAGGGTCGCTTGCAGTGATGAAGCAAAATGCAGAGAACAAGCAGAGGCAGCGAGCTTCCAGCGACGAAGCAACGGTAACGAgaatgcagcagcaaagcgAAGGTAGCGAGTTTCGAGCGACGAAGCTACGGCAACGAGAAAGGAGATGTGAGGCAAAGGCAATGAGCAATCAACCTCAGAGCGTATCCAGCGCGAAGTAACGACTACAAGAATGCAGTAGCGAAGCCAAGGTAGCGAGTTTCCAGCGacgaagcaacggcaacaagaaAGAAGAGCTGGCCAAATGTTGCTGTCGATGCTGTATTTTGCAAGAAGTTCGTTGTGCGGCAACGATATGCCGTCAATTTCCACACACTAGCCCCACGTTGGGCGTCAAAATGTTGGATCAAAAGCGTTTTTTAGACCTTTTAAGAATCTTATCTCAAGTGGACGTGTGTGGATGGTATGCAGTTTTAATAAAGGTTTTACAAATTGATGAGCAACACGAATGACCTCTATGATGATGCTTACAGAACTGATttcttaacataaattaagatTAAAGGGACCGAGCAATTACAGAGTTCGCAAGAGAGCGAGGCTtcgtacatgtgtatgtgtgcttatGACATTCAAATAGAAGAGAATTAGCATAATCTTAACATAATCTGCTTTGACATTGCTATTGATACCCTGACTAATGTATATATGAGCTATATGACCGAACATGAATTATCTTTCTAGCGACAGGTAGAACAGCCAGTTAATGTACTGGCCAGCAACAGAGTCCAGTGGCAGTGTGAATATGTGCGACACGGACCCGGTCATCTTTGCCACTCACAACAGACTCAACACGCCCTAATTTCCAGTGTAATGGCGGTGTGTTGTCCTCATGTATGATGACCATAGAGTCAACTGTGAGATTTGGGGAAGCTGAAGTCCATTTTGTCCTGGCTCGAAGCTCGTTCGCATACTCCGCAGACCAACGACGCCAGAATTGCTGTTTAACAGCTGTGATCTGCTCGTAACGATCCAAGTTGGAGATGTTGTTGGTGATAATCTCACGCTCGGGTAAAGCGCGCGGTGCATCTCCATTTAGAAAGTATCCTGCAGTGAGAGCCCTGAAATCGTTGGGATCAGAATACAGCGGGCGAGAGTTGAGTACTGCTTCTATCTCAACGACTGCGGTGTTCAGTTCCTCAAAGGTGAACCGGGTGTAAGCGAGGGTACACACCAGCAGACTCTTTGCGCTCTTGACAGCGGCCTCCCAAAGACCGCCAAAGTGTGGAGCCCTAGGTAGAATGAAATGAAAGGTTGTCTCTTCAGAGGAACAATATGATAGGACAGCATCTTGAGTGCTAGTGTTGAACATGAACTTCTTTAACTCGAGTAGCTTGTTGGATGCTCCGACAAAATTTGTGGCGTTGTCACAATAGATGTGCGATACTGGTCCACGACGGGCAACCATGCGTTTCAACGATTCCAAAAACTTATTCGTTGAAAGATCTGACACGATTTCAATGTGAACGGCCTTTACGGCCATGCAGACATATATGGCGTTATGGGATTTTGTGGGACCCTTGCCACGTATTCGAAGATAGGTGTAAACTGGACCGCAGAAGTCGACTCCAACGGCGAAATGGCTTGTCTGTGGATAAGCGCTCTGGTGGTAGGGAACCCATGACTTGACGAAGTAGAACTGGACCATATCTGACACAGTGTACACAAGAACGAACAATGCTGCTTGTTAAAGCTCTTGCGTTTATGACCCAGAATTGAAGCCGCAGCAGTCCAACTAATGCCTTTGGTCCTGCATGGTAATTGCGCAAGTGAAGATGCCGAACATAATTGTAGACAAATTGAGATTCCTTGGGAACAAGTAAAAGATGCCTTTGACGAGCTGAACCTGGACATTGCCATACGAGTCCGCGAAACGTACATATACGCGACAGCCGTAAGCACGTATGCTGTGAGCTCAGCTTGCAAGCAAAAACGGGGTACTGAAATCGACGACAATTCCTTGAGAGACATTACGCAGCTTCTCCATGCTTGTAGAAGTGATTGTGGAACAGATTCATCCCAGGCGAGTTTTAGCAGCCATAGCTCCTGTATGATGATTTTCGAGACGATAATGATTGGTGCCAGCAATCCTAATGGATCGAACAGAGAAGACGCAGTCGAGAGAATAATCCTCTTTGTGACtgttgaatacaattttttgggtttaaattcaaatagtaGAACATCACGACGTTGATCCCAAGCTAGTCCAAGTGCGCTAGTGACAGCGTTTTCATCCAAGTTTAAATCCGTTACCGATTCGTCGTTCCTGACGGCGGGATGATTGGAGTGCCACTTAACCAATGGGAAGTGTCCTCGGCGAAGTATCTCGGTGACCTCGTGTTTGATGTTCTGCAACTCGATGAGCTCGTTTGCTCCGCTTAGCAGGTCATCAACATAAAACGATGATTTTACAATGGATGCGCCAATGGGAAACTCGTTCACATGCGTATCTGCCAGATATTGGAAACTACGAACTGCTAAGTATGGGGCCGAGGCTGTTCCACACGTCACAGTATTTAGCTCAAGGGTCTGCAAATCAGCATCAGGGGATGCtctccaaaatatatattgaaattacCGATCCACTGGGCTGACTAAATCTTGTCTATACATTTTCGTAATGTCCGCTGTGATGGCGTAACGAACCAATCGAAAACGGAGAAGTATATACAGATCTTCTTGGAGTGTTGGGCCAACCAGAAGCAAATCATTCAATGAATGCTGGGACGATGAAGTGCACGAGGCGTCAAACACGACTCGTAACTTCATTGATGCACTGCTGGGCCTAAAAACACAATGGTGAGGTATATAAAAGTGTGGCTCACTTAATCTCGCATTCGTCACTAAAGTCATATGGCCAAGATCCTCATATTCTTTCATGAAGGTTACATATTGCGATTAAACAGTAGGCTGCTGACTGAGGCGCCTCTCGAGCGACAAAAAATGACGACGTGCAACATCGCTTGAATTGCCAAGGCACATTGGATCTCCCTTGAAAGGTAGACGCACAACAATCCTGCCGTTACTCATCTGTGTTGTCCTTGAATACATATCTTCACAGAGCCGATGTTCTGGATTGATTGACTTTGGAGAATTTACTAGAGCGTCAATGCTCCACAGTAATTGAAGATTTTTGTC is from Drosophila virilis strain 15010-1051.87 unplaced genomic scaffold, Dvir_AGI_RSII-ME tig00001568, whole genome shotgun sequence and encodes:
- the LOC116649967 gene encoding uncharacterized protein, coding for MVQFYFVKSWVPYHQSAYPQTSHFAVGVDFCGPVYTYLRIRGKGPTKSHNAIYVCMAVKAVHIEIVSDLSTNKFLESLKRMVARRGPVSHIYCDNATNFVGASNKLLELKKFMFNTSTQDAVLSYCSSEETTFHFILPRAPHFGGLWEAAVKSAKSLLVCTLAYTRFTFEELNTAVVEIEAVLNSRPLYSDPNDFRALTAGYFLNGDAPRALPEREIITNNISNLDRYEQITAVKQQFWRRWSAEYANELRARTKWTSASPNLTVDSMVIIHEDNTPPLHWKLGRVESVVSGKDDRVRVAHIHTATGLCCWPVH